In one Pseudarthrobacter sp. NBSH8 genomic region, the following are encoded:
- a CDS encoding citrate synthase, producing the protein MTETNSATLHHAGGELKLPRIQVVEGNEGYDVSKLLKQTGAVTFDPGFMNTAATTSAITYIDGDAGILRYRGYPIEQLAQHSSFLEVSYLLIYGNLPSPTELEAFDQRIRHHTLLHEELKGFFSGFPRDAHPMPVLSSAVSALSTFYQDSLDPFNAEQVEVSTYRLLAKMPVIAAYALKKSIGQPMLYPDNSHNLVENFLRLSFGLPAEQYEVDPVIAKALDLLLILHADHEQNCSTSTVRLVGSSNANLFASVSAGINALFGPAHGGANEAVLKMLRQIQADGTKPEDYMEKVKNKEDGVRLMGFGHRVYKNYDPRAKIVKATAHEILTKLGGNDELLEIAMRLEDKALNDDYFIQRKLYPNVDFYTGLIYKAMGFPEKMFTVLFAIGRLPGWIAQWREMISDPNTKIGRPRQLYIGEPERDYPAR; encoded by the coding sequence ATGACTGAGACCAACAGCGCAACCCTGCACCATGCAGGAGGCGAGCTCAAGCTCCCGCGCATCCAGGTTGTTGAAGGAAACGAAGGTTACGACGTTTCCAAGCTGCTCAAGCAGACGGGCGCAGTCACCTTTGACCCCGGCTTCATGAACACCGCAGCAACCACGTCCGCAATTACCTACATCGACGGCGATGCCGGCATCCTGCGTTACCGCGGGTACCCCATCGAACAGCTGGCGCAGCACTCCAGCTTCCTCGAGGTGTCTTACCTGCTGATCTACGGCAACCTGCCCAGCCCCACGGAACTGGAAGCCTTCGACCAGCGGATCCGTCACCACACGTTGCTGCACGAAGAGCTCAAGGGCTTCTTCAGCGGCTTCCCCCGTGATGCTCACCCGATGCCTGTGCTCTCTTCGGCCGTGTCGGCGCTGTCCACGTTCTACCAGGACTCGCTGGATCCGTTCAACGCTGAGCAGGTAGAGGTCTCCACGTACCGGCTGCTGGCCAAGATGCCGGTCATCGCCGCCTACGCTCTCAAGAAGAGCATCGGCCAGCCCATGCTGTACCCCGACAACTCCCACAACCTCGTGGAGAACTTCCTTCGCCTCAGCTTCGGCCTTCCCGCCGAGCAGTACGAAGTAGACCCGGTCATCGCCAAGGCGCTGGACCTTCTCCTGATCCTGCACGCCGACCACGAGCAGAACTGTTCGACGTCCACGGTGCGCCTGGTGGGCTCCTCCAACGCCAACCTCTTCGCGTCGGTGTCGGCCGGCATCAACGCCCTGTTCGGTCCCGCCCACGGCGGCGCCAACGAGGCAGTGCTGAAGATGCTCCGCCAGATCCAGGCCGACGGCACCAAGCCGGAGGATTACATGGAGAAGGTCAAGAACAAGGAAGACGGCGTCCGCCTTATGGGCTTCGGACACCGCGTCTACAAGAATTACGATCCGCGCGCCAAGATCGTCAAGGCCACGGCCCACGAAATCCTCACCAAGCTCGGCGGCAACGACGAACTGCTCGAGATCGCCATGCGTCTGGAAGACAAGGCGCTGAACGATGACTACTTCATCCAGCGCAAGCTCTACCCGAACGTGGACTTCTACACCGGCCTGATCTACAAGGCGATGGGCTTCCCGGAGAAGATGTTCACCGTCCTGTTCGCGATCGGCCGCCTGCCGGGCTGGATCGCCCAGTGGCGTGAAATGATCAGCGACCCGAACACCAAGATCGGCCGCCCGCGCCAGCTGTACATCGGCGAGCCCGAGCGCGACTACCCGGCCCGCTAA
- the dapC gene encoding succinyldiaminopimelate transaminase, translating to MTAAVNGFGLSLPDYPWEAMAPYLAKAAEHPGGAVNLSIGTPVDPTPALIQTALKAAADAPGYPTVHGTVPLREAIAAWFERRRGVPGLDPKNVMPTVGSKELVAWLPLLLGLKPGDVVVRPKVAYPTYDIGATFAGVTSVATDNLDELDQSTRSRVRLIWVNSPGNPTGSVRGVESLQAIVAQARDLGAVVASDECYAELGWGAWDAQRGGEPVPSILDHRVSGGSHEGLLAVYSLSKQSNVAGYRAAFVAGDPAIMANLVNSRKHAGMIVPYPVQEAMRVALGDDIHVQAQKNLYRGRRERLMPALQGFGLEIKDSDAGLYLWSTAGESTWDTVARLAERGIVVGPGVFYGEAGNGFVRVALTGTDERIDAAVGRLATTP from the coding sequence TTGACCGCAGCCGTGAACGGCTTTGGCCTGAGCCTGCCCGACTACCCGTGGGAGGCCATGGCTCCGTACCTGGCCAAGGCAGCTGAGCACCCCGGCGGGGCCGTAAACCTGTCGATCGGCACGCCCGTCGACCCTACTCCCGCACTGATCCAGACTGCCCTCAAGGCCGCCGCGGACGCGCCGGGATACCCCACCGTTCACGGCACCGTTCCATTGCGGGAAGCCATTGCGGCATGGTTTGAGCGCCGCCGCGGCGTCCCCGGTCTGGACCCTAAGAACGTCATGCCCACCGTGGGCTCCAAGGAACTGGTGGCGTGGCTGCCGCTCCTGCTCGGGCTGAAACCGGGCGACGTCGTCGTCCGTCCCAAGGTTGCTTACCCCACCTACGACATCGGGGCTACGTTCGCCGGCGTTACTTCTGTGGCTACCGACAATCTCGACGAGTTGGACCAGAGCACACGCTCCCGCGTGCGGCTGATCTGGGTGAACTCTCCGGGCAACCCCACCGGAAGCGTAAGGGGTGTTGAGTCACTCCAAGCCATTGTGGCGCAAGCCCGCGACCTGGGCGCCGTGGTGGCGTCGGACGAGTGCTACGCCGAGCTCGGGTGGGGCGCCTGGGACGCACAGCGAGGCGGCGAGCCAGTTCCCAGCATCCTGGATCATCGCGTTTCCGGCGGGTCCCACGAGGGACTCCTGGCTGTGTACTCGTTGAGCAAGCAGTCCAACGTGGCAGGCTACCGCGCCGCGTTCGTGGCCGGTGACCCGGCCATCATGGCTAACCTCGTCAACAGCCGCAAGCATGCGGGCATGATCGTCCCCTACCCGGTGCAGGAAGCAATGCGGGTTGCGCTGGGCGATGACATCCATGTCCAGGCCCAGAAAAACCTGTACCGCGGACGCCGGGAGCGCCTGATGCCGGCGCTGCAGGGCTTCGGGCTGGAGATCAAGGATTCCGACGCCGGACTGTACCTTTGGTCCACCGCCGGGGAGAGCACCTGGGACACGGTGGCGCGGCTGGCTGAGCGGGGCATCGTGGTGGGTCCGGGCGTATTTTACGGCGAGGCCGGCAACGGGTTTGTGCGTGTCGCCCTGACGGGCACGGATGAGCGGATTGACGCGGCCGTGGGCAGACTGGCCACGACGCCGTAA
- the fdxA gene encoding ferredoxin: MTYVIAQPCVDVKDKACIEECPVDCIYEGERSLYIHPDECVDCGACEPVCPVEAIYYEDDTPEEWADYYKANVEFFDDLGSPGGAAKVGNTGKDHPMIAALPLQNQDH, from the coding sequence GTGACGTACGTAATCGCGCAGCCGTGTGTAGATGTCAAGGACAAGGCATGTATTGAGGAGTGCCCCGTTGACTGCATCTATGAGGGTGAACGTTCCTTGTACATCCACCCCGATGAGTGTGTCGACTGTGGTGCCTGTGAGCCGGTCTGCCCCGTGGAGGCCATCTATTACGAGGATGACACTCCTGAAGAGTGGGCTGACTACTACAAGGCCAACGTCGAATTCTTCGATGACCTGGGCTCGCCCGGTGGCGCCGCGAAGGTGGGCAACACGGGCAAGGACCACCCGATGATCGCCGCCCTGCCGCTGCAGAACCAAGACCACTGA
- the typA gene encoding translational GTPase TypA yields MSETTTNTAVATASRSDLRNVAIVAHVDHGKTTLVDAMLKQTNSFAEHNHLEDRVMDSGDLEREKGITILAKNTTVAYNGPSSNGETITINVIDTPGHADFGGEVERGLSMVDGVVLLVDASEGPLPQTRFVLRKALAAHLPVILLVNKTDRPDARIEEVVHESMDLLLGLASDLADEVPDLDLDKILEVPVVYAAARVGRASLDQPADGSAPDNEDLEPLFKTIIEHIPAPTYNPNGVLQAHVTNLDASPFLGRLALLRIYNGTLRKGQTVAWARANGELKNVKITELLATKALDRVPTESAGPGEIVAVAGIEEITIGETLTDVDNPQPLPLITVDDPAISMTIGINTSPLAGRVKGAKVTARQVKDRLDKELIGNVSIKVLPTERPDAWEVQGRGELALAILVEQMRREGFELTVGKPQVVTKTVDGKIHEPMEHMTIDVPEEYLGAVTQLMAARKGRMTNMANHGTGWCRMEFIVPARGLIGFRTKFLTDTRGAGIASSIAEGYEPWAGPIEYRTNGSIVADRSGVVTPFAMIKLQERMSFFVQPTSEVYEGMIVGENSRADDMDVNITREKQLTNMRAASSDTFENMTPPRNLTLEESLEFAREDECVEVTPESIRIRKLILDASERAKSTRARAKA; encoded by the coding sequence ATGTCTGAAACCACCACCAACACTGCGGTAGCCACTGCATCACGCAGTGACCTCCGCAACGTCGCGATCGTGGCCCACGTTGACCACGGCAAGACCACTCTGGTCGACGCCATGCTCAAGCAGACCAACTCCTTTGCCGAACACAACCACCTCGAAGACCGTGTGATGGACTCCGGTGACCTGGAACGCGAAAAGGGCATCACCATCCTGGCCAAGAACACCACCGTGGCCTACAACGGACCGTCTTCCAACGGTGAAACCATCACCATTAACGTCATCGACACCCCCGGCCACGCCGACTTCGGCGGCGAAGTAGAGCGCGGCCTCTCCATGGTGGACGGCGTTGTGCTCCTCGTTGACGCATCCGAGGGCCCGCTGCCCCAGACCCGCTTCGTGCTGCGCAAGGCCCTGGCCGCGCACCTGCCGGTCATTCTCCTCGTCAACAAGACGGACCGCCCCGACGCCCGCATCGAGGAAGTTGTCCACGAGTCGATGGACCTCCTCCTGGGCCTCGCCTCGGACCTCGCCGACGAAGTTCCGGACCTGGACCTCGACAAGATCCTTGAAGTTCCGGTTGTCTACGCAGCAGCGAGGGTGGGCCGCGCCTCCCTGGACCAGCCCGCCGACGGCTCCGCTCCGGACAACGAAGACCTTGAGCCGCTGTTCAAGACCATCATCGAGCACATCCCGGCCCCGACGTATAACCCGAACGGTGTCCTCCAGGCACACGTGACCAACCTGGACGCCTCCCCGTTCCTGGGCCGCCTCGCGTTGCTGCGCATCTACAACGGCACCCTGCGCAAGGGCCAGACCGTTGCCTGGGCCCGCGCCAACGGAGAGCTCAAGAACGTCAAGATCACCGAACTGCTGGCCACCAAGGCGCTGGACCGTGTTCCCACCGAGTCTGCAGGTCCGGGCGAAATCGTCGCCGTTGCCGGTATCGAGGAAATCACCATTGGTGAGACCCTGACCGACGTCGACAACCCGCAGCCGCTGCCGCTGATCACCGTGGACGATCCTGCCATCTCCATGACCATCGGTATCAACACCTCGCCGCTGGCCGGCCGGGTCAAGGGCGCCAAGGTCACGGCCCGCCAGGTCAAGGACCGCCTGGACAAGGAACTGATCGGTAACGTCTCAATCAAGGTTCTCCCCACCGAGCGTCCCGACGCCTGGGAAGTCCAGGGCCGTGGCGAGCTGGCGCTGGCCATCCTGGTTGAGCAGATGCGACGTGAAGGCTTCGAACTGACTGTCGGCAAGCCGCAGGTTGTCACCAAGACCGTCGACGGCAAGATCCACGAGCCGATGGAACACATGACCATCGACGTGCCGGAAGAGTACCTCGGTGCCGTCACCCAGCTGATGGCAGCCCGCAAGGGCCGCATGACCAACATGGCCAACCACGGCACCGGCTGGTGCCGCATGGAGTTCATCGTTCCGGCCCGTGGCCTGATCGGCTTCCGCACCAAGTTCCTCACCGACACCCGCGGTGCCGGCATTGCTTCCTCCATCGCCGAGGGCTACGAGCCGTGGGCCGGCCCCATCGAGTACCGCACCAACGGTTCGATCGTGGCTGACCGCTCTGGCGTGGTCACCCCGTTCGCGATGATCAAGCTCCAGGAACGCATGTCATTCTTCGTGCAGCCCACCTCCGAGGTTTACGAAGGCATGATCGTTGGCGAGAACTCCCGCGCCGATGACATGGACGTGAACATCACCAGGGAAAAGCAGCTCACCAACATGCGTGCAGCGTCCTCGGACACCTTCGAGAACATGACGCCGCCGCGCAACCTGACTTTGGAAGAATCCTTGGAATTCGCCCGCGAAGACGAGTGCGTTGAGGTGACCCCGGAGTCCATCCGTATCCGGAAGCTCATCCTGGACGCCAGCGAACGCGCCAAGTCCACACGGGCACGCGCCAAGGCCTAG
- a CDS encoding SGNH/GDSL hydrolase family protein translates to MRKASALTRFVASGIAVTALLGGYGQTPAATTDSGAPSPVQAAAAGAYQAGRGDPIGLPAGSVYSNPASGRDEVVVPDMRHTALLIGDSQSEPTDGWPRLGLAAVGYKVHFCGLGGTGFVASNGKTGNYIDALQRGDWKLPYGTPALIVIQGGGNDAARGATDAQIVANADRLIAALKDRYPGARMAMIGTLARGANYGGGRRTQVDALLGTVAARHGLPFVGVGDWLSKYSLTKNLADAVHMDAAGRRSLGGLLETRLRQLGLEGPALDGTVPATASALTPAD, encoded by the coding sequence ATGCGAAAAGCCTCGGCTCTGACCCGCTTTGTCGCATCTGGAATCGCGGTAACCGCGCTCCTGGGCGGCTACGGACAGACCCCAGCAGCCACAACGGATTCCGGCGCGCCGTCCCCGGTTCAGGCGGCCGCGGCCGGGGCTTACCAGGCCGGCCGCGGGGATCCGATCGGTTTGCCTGCCGGCTCTGTATACAGCAACCCGGCCAGCGGACGTGACGAAGTGGTGGTGCCGGACATGCGGCACACTGCCCTCCTGATCGGCGACTCCCAATCCGAACCTACTGACGGGTGGCCGAGGCTTGGCCTCGCCGCCGTTGGTTACAAGGTCCATTTCTGCGGGCTCGGCGGGACGGGATTCGTGGCGTCCAACGGCAAGACCGGCAACTACATCGACGCCTTGCAGCGCGGCGACTGGAAGCTGCCCTACGGGACGCCCGCCCTGATCGTCATCCAGGGCGGCGGCAACGACGCCGCGCGCGGCGCCACCGATGCCCAGATTGTGGCCAACGCCGACCGTCTGATCGCTGCACTGAAGGACCGCTATCCAGGCGCCAGGATGGCCATGATCGGCACCCTGGCCCGCGGCGCCAACTACGGCGGCGGGCGCAGGACCCAGGTGGATGCGCTTCTCGGTACTGTGGCGGCCCGGCACGGCCTTCCGTTTGTGGGCGTGGGCGACTGGCTGTCGAAATACAGCCTCACGAAAAACCTGGCAGATGCCGTCCACATGGATGCCGCAGGCCGCCGGTCACTGGGCGGCCTGCTTGAAACCAGGCTTCGGCAGCTGGGGCTCGAAGGCCCGGCGCTGGACGGCACAGTCCCGGCGACAGCTTCCGCGCTCACTCCTGCGGACTGA
- a CDS encoding ABC transporter ATP-binding protein, whose product MITPEIHIDEAGSAGVKPLLEIRDLAITFTTGSGEVQAVRNAHLTIMPGETVAIVGESGSGKSTTALAAIGLLPNNGRVSAGQILLHGEDIAHATEQRMIELRGNTIGMVPQDPMSNLNPVWKIGYQVKETLRANGRPSGPDDVAQVLSEAGLPDAHRRAKQYPHEFSGGMRQRALIAIGLSCQPRLLIADEPTSALDVTVQRQILDHLDTMTADLGTAVLLITHDLGLAAERADKVVVMYRGQVVEAGPSLALLQNPQHPYTKRLVESAPSLASRRIQVARQQGLEASDLLAPAAEATAADNVLQIQDLRKVYKLRQGLGKTTDFAAVDGVSFDVKRGTTTAIVGESGSGKSTVAKMVLQLERPTEGKILFDGVDTSLLKSSELFKFRRRVQPIFQDPYGSLDPMYNIFRTIEEPLRVHKIGDAASREKKVRELLDQVALPQSAMQRYPNELSGGQRQRVAIARALALDPEVIICDEAVSALDVLVQAQVLNLLADLQANLGLTYLFITHDLAVVRQIADHVCVMEKGKLVETGSTDDVFESPQQEYTKALLNAIPGAKLMLPPEVA is encoded by the coding sequence ATGATTACTCCAGAAATCCACATCGATGAGGCCGGGTCGGCGGGAGTGAAGCCACTGCTGGAAATTCGCGACCTGGCAATCACCTTCACCACCGGCAGCGGTGAAGTCCAGGCCGTGCGCAATGCGCATCTGACCATCATGCCCGGAGAAACCGTGGCGATCGTGGGGGAGTCTGGCTCAGGCAAGTCGACGACGGCACTCGCTGCCATCGGCCTGTTGCCCAACAACGGCCGCGTTTCCGCCGGCCAGATCCTGCTCCACGGCGAGGACATCGCCCACGCCACGGAGCAACGGATGATCGAACTGCGGGGCAATACGATCGGTATGGTCCCGCAAGACCCCATGTCCAACCTGAACCCGGTCTGGAAGATCGGCTACCAGGTCAAGGAGACTCTCCGCGCCAACGGCAGGCCCAGCGGCCCGGATGATGTCGCCCAGGTACTGTCCGAGGCAGGACTGCCGGATGCCCACCGGCGCGCCAAGCAGTACCCGCATGAGTTTTCCGGCGGTATGCGCCAGCGTGCCCTCATTGCCATCGGGTTGTCCTGCCAGCCGCGCCTGCTGATTGCGGATGAGCCGACGTCGGCATTGGATGTCACGGTCCAGCGGCAGATTCTGGATCACCTGGACACCATGACCGCCGACCTGGGTACAGCAGTCCTGCTGATCACCCATGATCTGGGGCTGGCCGCAGAACGGGCCGACAAGGTTGTGGTGATGTACCGGGGGCAGGTGGTGGAAGCCGGACCTTCGCTGGCATTGCTCCAGAACCCGCAGCACCCGTACACCAAGCGGCTGGTTGAATCTGCGCCGTCACTGGCGAGCCGAAGGATCCAGGTCGCCAGGCAGCAGGGTCTCGAAGCGTCAGACCTGCTGGCTCCAGCTGCGGAGGCAACTGCCGCAGATAACGTCCTGCAGATCCAGGACCTGCGCAAGGTCTACAAGCTCCGCCAGGGCTTGGGGAAAACGACGGATTTCGCGGCCGTTGACGGGGTGAGCTTCGATGTTAAGAGGGGTACCACCACGGCTATCGTGGGGGAGTCGGGTTCGGGCAAATCCACCGTCGCAAAGATGGTGCTGCAGCTCGAAAGGCCTACCGAGGGAAAGATCCTGTTCGACGGCGTCGACACCTCGCTGCTGAAATCGTCGGAACTCTTCAAATTCAGGCGGCGCGTGCAGCCCATCTTCCAGGATCCATACGGCTCGTTGGACCCGATGTACAACATCTTCCGCACCATCGAGGAGCCGTTGCGCGTTCACAAGATTGGTGACGCGGCCAGCCGAGAGAAGAAGGTCCGGGAACTGCTGGACCAGGTGGCACTGCCGCAGTCCGCCATGCAGCGGTACCCGAACGAGCTCTCCGGCGGGCAGCGGCAGCGTGTTGCCATTGCCCGTGCCCTGGCGCTGGATCCAGAGGTGATCATCTGCGACGAGGCCGTATCCGCGTTGGACGTCCTGGTCCAGGCGCAGGTACTTAACCTGCTCGCGGACCTGCAGGCCAATCTCGGACTGACCTATCTCTTTATCACCCATGACCTGGCCGTGGTGCGGCAGATCGCCGACCACGTCTGTGTGATGGAAAAGGGCAAGCTGGTGGAGACCGGTTCCACTGACGATGTCTTCGAGTCCCCTCAGCAGGAGTACACGAAGGCACTGCTCAATGCCATTCCCGGTGCGAAGCTGATGCTTCCACCCGAAGTGGCCTGA
- a CDS encoding ABC transporter permease: MTSNNSHFVAPIDETPLLATDTVKTDQAPLSLWSDAWRKLRRRPLFIISALLILALAVVALFPGLFSSVAPNDGCLLSNSEGGPSAGHPFGFTFQGCDIYSRVIHGTQASLSVGLLSVLCVLVIGVTVGALAGYYGGWVDAVLARLGDIFFALPLILGALVITQLPFFRENRGVWSVVFVISLLAWPQMARITRGAVIEVRNADFVTAARSLGVSKFGALVRHVLPNALAPIIVLATLELGVFIVAEATLSFLGIGLPQSIMSWGNDIGAAAQSSVRTQPEILLYPAAALSITVLSFIMLGDAVRDALDPKSRQR; this comes from the coding sequence ATGACCAGTAATAACAGCCACTTTGTGGCGCCCATCGACGAAACTCCGTTGCTGGCAACCGACACCGTCAAGACCGACCAGGCACCGCTGAGTCTGTGGTCGGACGCTTGGCGCAAGCTCCGCCGTCGGCCGCTGTTCATTATTTCGGCGCTGCTGATCCTGGCACTTGCCGTGGTGGCACTTTTCCCGGGCCTTTTCTCCTCCGTCGCTCCGAACGACGGGTGCTTACTGTCCAATTCGGAAGGCGGCCCCTCTGCCGGGCATCCGTTTGGCTTCACGTTCCAGGGCTGCGACATCTACTCCCGGGTCATCCATGGAACCCAGGCTTCGCTTTCAGTAGGTCTGCTCTCCGTGCTCTGCGTCCTGGTTATTGGTGTGACCGTTGGTGCCCTTGCCGGCTACTACGGTGGCTGGGTCGATGCCGTGCTTGCCCGCCTGGGCGATATTTTCTTCGCTTTGCCGCTGATCCTCGGCGCACTGGTGATCACGCAGTTGCCTTTCTTCCGCGAAAACAGGGGCGTTTGGAGCGTCGTGTTTGTGATTTCGTTGCTGGCCTGGCCGCAGATGGCACGTATCACCCGCGGTGCGGTCATTGAAGTGCGCAATGCCGACTTTGTGACGGCTGCCCGTTCACTGGGCGTTTCAAAGTTTGGTGCCTTGGTCCGCCACGTTCTGCCTAACGCCCTGGCACCGATTATCGTCCTTGCCACCCTCGAACTGGGCGTCTTCATCGTGGCCGAGGCAACGCTGTCCTTCCTGGGCATTGGCCTGCCCCAGAGCATCATGTCCTGGGGTAACGACATTGGAGCCGCTGCACAGTCCTCTGTTCGGACCCAACCGGAGATCCTTCTGTACCCGGCTGCGGCCCTGTCCATCACGGTATTGAGCTTCATTATGCTCGGCGATGCTGTCCGTGACGCCCTCGATCCGAAGAGCCGCCAGCGATGA
- a CDS encoding ABC transporter permease has translation MVRFILRRLLQVIPVFIGTTLLVYYMVFALPGDPIAALFGDRQPPQAVIDTLRSQYHLDEPFWVQYGLFLQNLFTFNLGNDFTGQPIAASLARVFPVTAMLAVEALAIQAIFGVAFGVFAGLRRGGWFDSTVLVVSLVVIAVPTFVLGFVFQLVFGVQLGWAKPTVGANADWGSLLLPAVVLGLVSFAYVLRLTRASVSENMNADYVRTATAKGLSRPRVVIAHILRNSLIPVVTYLGANLGGLMGGAIVTEGIFNVPGVGNKLYQAVLRSEGPTIVAIVSVLVLVFVVANLLVDLLYAWLDPRIRYDQ, from the coding sequence GTGGTCCGCTTTATTCTGAGACGCCTCCTACAAGTGATCCCTGTCTTCATAGGCACCACGCTTTTGGTTTACTACATGGTCTTCGCCCTTCCCGGCGATCCCATTGCGGCGCTCTTCGGAGACCGCCAGCCCCCGCAGGCAGTCATCGATACCCTGCGAAGCCAGTACCACCTGGACGAACCATTCTGGGTCCAGTACGGACTCTTCCTGCAGAACCTCTTCACGTTCAACCTCGGCAACGACTTCACCGGCCAGCCCATCGCGGCAAGCTTGGCGCGGGTCTTCCCCGTGACGGCAATGCTTGCGGTGGAAGCACTGGCCATCCAGGCAATCTTCGGAGTGGCCTTCGGCGTCTTCGCAGGTCTCCGCCGCGGAGGCTGGTTTGACTCCACCGTCCTGGTAGTTTCGCTGGTTGTCATCGCTGTCCCAACCTTTGTTCTGGGTTTTGTCTTTCAACTCGTCTTTGGCGTGCAACTCGGGTGGGCGAAACCCACCGTCGGCGCCAATGCCGACTGGGGCAGCCTGCTGCTTCCGGCAGTGGTCCTGGGCCTCGTGTCGTTCGCCTATGTTCTCCGCCTGACCCGCGCCTCGGTCAGCGAAAACATGAACGCCGATTACGTGCGGACTGCTACCGCCAAAGGCCTGTCACGGCCACGGGTGGTCATCGCACACATCCTGCGTAACTCGTTGATTCCGGTGGTGACCTATCTTGGCGCCAACCTCGGCGGTCTTATGGGCGGTGCGATCGTGACGGAGGGCATCTTCAACGTCCCCGGCGTCGGCAACAAGCTCTACCAGGCCGTCCTGCGCAGCGAGGGCCCCACCATCGTCGCCATTGTCAGCGTTCTTGTGTTGGTCTTCGTGGTGGCCAACCTGCTCGTTGATCTCCTATATGCCTGGCTTGACCCGAGGATCCGTTATGACCAGTAA
- a CDS encoding ABC transporter substrate-binding protein has product MRFTRTSKALGMVAIAALALTGCGAGGGSNDGASQSAGDPNKVITAYSNEPQNPLLPANTNEVYGGRVVELLFEGLRSYDANGKPVNSLAESIESPDAQNWTIKVKQGQKFTNGEAITAKTFVDSWNFAANSKNLQNNGFFFESIAGYADVSAVTTETAADGKKTTTPAPTAETMSGLKATDDSTLTVKLAQPEADWSLRLGYSAFFPLPSAALADPKAFGENPVGNGPYKFEKTGSWVHDQSISLVKNADYSGPREAKNGGVTFKFYTDPGPAYTDLQGNNLDVTDVLPSNALKTYVSDFQDRNATKAVATNSTLNIPGYNPNFQGEAGKLRRQALSYAINREEIAKVVFNGTRTPAKAFAPPVIDGFKADLKGSEVLTFDAAKAKDLWAQADKIQPYDGSKPLQIASNTDGGNKEWIDAVANGFKNNLGIQAEIQPFAKFAEVLNLRKSQSLPGLSRAGWQGDYPSLYNFLGPVWATGASSNYEKYSNPEFDKLLQEGLAAKTTDAANDKFNQAQEILFEDLPGLPLWDQAKPIVWSENVLKAETGWNGGILYYNITAK; this is encoded by the coding sequence ATGCGTTTCACGCGCACTTCCAAAGCACTCGGCATGGTGGCGATCGCCGCTCTTGCCCTGACCGGCTGCGGCGCCGGAGGCGGCAGCAATGACGGTGCCAGCCAGTCGGCCGGTGATCCCAACAAGGTCATCACCGCGTACAGCAACGAACCGCAGAACCCGTTGCTGCCGGCAAACACGAACGAAGTTTACGGCGGCCGCGTCGTCGAGCTGCTCTTCGAAGGCCTTCGAAGCTACGACGCCAACGGCAAGCCGGTCAACTCGCTGGCAGAGTCCATTGAGTCGCCTGACGCCCAGAACTGGACCATCAAGGTCAAGCAGGGCCAGAAGTTCACGAACGGCGAAGCGATCACTGCCAAGACGTTCGTTGATTCCTGGAACTTCGCCGCGAACTCCAAGAACCTGCAGAACAACGGATTCTTCTTTGAGTCCATCGCTGGCTATGCAGACGTCTCTGCCGTGACCACCGAAACAGCGGCCGATGGCAAGAAGACCACCACCCCGGCGCCTACCGCCGAAACGATGTCGGGTCTGAAAGCTACAGACGATTCGACCCTCACGGTGAAGCTGGCACAGCCGGAAGCTGACTGGTCGCTCCGCCTTGGCTACTCAGCATTCTTCCCGCTGCCGTCCGCAGCGTTGGCGGATCCGAAGGCCTTCGGCGAAAACCCGGTAGGCAACGGTCCGTACAAGTTCGAAAAGACCGGCTCCTGGGTACACGACCAGTCGATCTCGCTCGTCAAGAACGCCGACTACAGTGGTCCCCGCGAAGCGAAGAACGGCGGAGTGACCTTCAAGTTCTACACCGATCCGGGCCCCGCATACACGGACCTTCAGGGTAATAATCTGGACGTCACCGACGTACTGCCGTCCAACGCACTGAAGACATACGTCTCGGACTTCCAGGACCGCAACGCCACCAAGGCTGTGGCCACCAACTCCACCCTGAACATCCCGGGTTACAACCCGAACTTCCAGGGAGAAGCCGGCAAGCTGCGCCGCCAGGCTCTGTCCTACGCCATCAACCGCGAAGAGATCGCCAAGGTAGTCTTCAACGGCACCCGCACCCCGGCCAAGGCCTTCGCCCCGCCGGTCATCGACGGATTCAAGGCAGACCTCAAGGGCAGCGAAGTCCTCACTTTCGACGCTGCCAAGGCCAAGGACTTGTGGGCCCAGGCTGACAAGATCCAGCCGTACGACGGATCCAAGCCGCTGCAGATTGCCTCCAACACTGATGGTGGCAACAAGGAATGGATTGACGCCGTAGCCAATGGCTTCAAGAACAACCTCGGCATCCAGGCCGAAATCCAGCCCTTCGCCAAGTTCGCTGAAGTACTGAACCTGCGCAAGTCCCAGTCCCTCCCGGGCCTGAGCCGCGCCGGCTGGCAGGGCGACTACCCGTCGCTCTACAACTTCCTCGGACCGGTCTGGGCAACGGGCGCATCCTCCAACTACGAGAAGTACTCGAACCCCGAGTTCGACAAGCTGCTCCAGGAAGGACTTGCCGCCAAGACCACCGATGCGGCCAACGACAAGTTCAACCAGGCCCAGGAGATCCTCTTCGAGGACCTGCCCGGATTGCCGCTCTGGGACCAGGCAAAGCCGATTGTGTGGAGCGAAAACGTTTTGAAGGCCGAAACTGGCTGGAATGGCGGAATCCTCTACTACAACATCACGGCCAAGTAG